AACAAGATCATTGTTGAAGGTTACTTCATCTCATAACCCATCAAAATGATAAGGACGTTATTTATCTTCTAAAACTAGTAGCGGGACCTTGGTCTCATATGTTATCGATCGGGTATATATTTTGCCTATTATCCGCTCTATAATTTTGTGGCGGTGTGCTATCATTACCAACAAGTTTATCGGATGATTGTCCATGTAAATCTGAATGCCACTTTCCACATCATCATCTTCAACTTCTTCATGCGAAAATGAATGAATTTTAGAAAAAGTCTGGCCAAGTTGTACTCTGCCGGGTACCTCCATACCTGACATTACCGCACCACTCTTTTGTATATGTAACAAGCGCAAAGAAGCTTCAAATTTCTCAACCATGTCTAAGAGTATACTAAAGCAAGTTGCGTCTTCTACTCCTTCAAAATCAGTAGCCAGAACAATATTTTTGATCGGACTGAACTGGGATTGTTCTGGGACCAACAACACAGGCAAATTGGATTTACGTATGATTGACAGGACTGTACTTCCAAAAAACCTGTGAGGATGATCTCGTTTCATACCCATTACAATTAAATCTGTACTCATTTTTCTGGCAGTTTCCATGATGGAGTCGCCCTTGTACCCCATTACTACAGATCCGCTGACATCAATGCTATAAGTTTCTTTTAAAAAATGAATCTCTTTTTGAAGTTGGGTTTCGTTAGCCTGTTGCTGCGCATCATTTATTATCATCCAGGCTGAAGGATCCTCCCCTGTCGGTCCTGGTTCCATGTATACATGAACTAAATACAATTTTGCTAAGAAGAGCTGCGCCAGAGAAGCTGCATAATTACTGGCAGCACGTGAGGCATCTGTAAAATTGATTGCCACCAATATTCTTTTCATGTTGCAATTTTCACTAAGTAAAACTGGAAATTAGTCCCGCAGAAAAGAATGACCTCTATTTGCATGATTACTGATACCTATCAATAAATAGAAAGGTAATAGTAAAGTCTCCGATAAATACCCTGTTTCTATTTGGCATTTATTTTTGCATTCCACTTGCAATCAGTATTCCTGTTGACAATTATCATTGCTCTGGCTTTTCTGGTCTGCTAGCTTAAGATCAAATTCGTGTATATGGAATTGATATTTCAAAACCAGGTAGCCTTGGTAACCGGTGGCAGCTTTGGTATTGGCCGGGCGGCGGCTATAGCTTTTGCACAGCGAGGTGCCAAAGTTGCAGTAGCAGATTGGATTAAAGACGAAGAGAATACAACCTTGGAAAGGATCAATGAAGCGGGTAGTGAAGGAATATTTATTCAGTGCGACGTTTCCAAACATGCAGACGTAAAAAAACTCATTGACCAAACTATAGCCACTTTTGGTAGACTCGATTGTACCTTCAACAAGGCTGGTATTGAAGGCATTATTGCGCCTACACATGAATGCACCGAGGAGAATTGGGACAAAACCATTGCTATTAATCTGAAGGGAGTATGGCTTGGCATGAAGTATGAACTAACGCATATGCTTTTATTAGGCAAAGGGGTGATCGTCAATTGCGCTTCGGTAGTCGGATTGACCGGTTTCAAGGGATTACCTGCTTATGTAGTCAGTAAGCATGGATTGGTAGGCCTAACAAAAACGGCCGCGTTGGAATATGCCAATGCAGGTATAAGGATAAACGCAGTCTGCCCTGGTGTAATTCATACGGCTATGATAGATAGGATTACCGGCCGAGACAATGAAGTGGAAAAACAATACACAGTTATGGAACCAATTAGCCGCATGGGGGATCCCAAAGAAGTAGCCGAAGCCGTGGTATGGCTATGTTCTGATGCTGCTTCCTTTGTAACAGGACATGCCATGACAGTTGATGGTGGATTCACGGCTGGATAGAAACTGTTTTAATGAAACTTGTCTTCAAATTAATTTGCAGTTAAGAAAAATACTCTTTGTCATCTATATGGCTTTAAAATACAATAACCCCACTATTTATAAATAGTGGGGTTATTGTTGTAGGTGGAAAAGGATACTACTTTACAGTAACATGTTTGGAAACTTTTGGCTTTCGTGCTTCTTCCTTTTTAGGAAGAGTCAGATTCAGTACCCCATCTTTGTAATTTGCCTCAATACTATCCTGCTTTACATCATCGGGTAGTGTAAAACTACGTGAGAAAGAAGTGTAGTTATATTCTCTTCTTGTATAGCGCTCATCCTTTTCTTCCATTTTATCTTCCTTTTCTGCACTAATGGTGAGAACATTATTTTCTACATCAATATTAAAATCTTTGCTTTTTAGTCCTGGAGCAGCAACAGTAACTTTATATTCATTTCCATTTTCAATAATATTTACTGCTGGCAAATTGGCTCCCTTACCCAATAAGCGGCTGCCTTCAAACATATCAGTCCAAGGCCGGAAAAAATCATCGAAAAGACCAGAGAAACCTGATTCAGGCCTCATTAATGCTTTAGTTGCCATGATTGTAGGTTTTAGAGTGAAGTAATAAGAAATTAAAACTACTTCTTACAAGTACAGGCGCCAACGATGGTTGTCAGCCAAAAGGGTGAGTTCAATCAGTATCTTACAACCGTACACTCCTTTTGCTAACAACCACTATTTCTTTCTTATTGTTCAGCGGTCTTTTGTAAAAAGAAATAAGACATAGACCTGCGCTAAAAAACATTTGGTTATAAAAAATATAGTTAATGTTGTTTCAAATTGAAGACACCACTTTTACCATTGGATTGACAAATGTGTAAAGGCATATAGTTTTCATTTCTGATTCCTCTTACATTATCAGTTTAAAGCCAAAGCTTCGTTTGACCGGCAGGCCAATAACAAATTCCTTTATTGCTGATGAAAGTCATTGATAAGAGAATACTGAAATTGTACTTTTCTTAGTAAGTATTCTTCTCTTTTAGATATTCTGTTCTCAAACAAGGCATTATATGAAAATAGTAAGGGGCAGATCATTGACAATGAAAAGTATATCCAACGAGATGGGATTACCTCTAAACGAACTGAAAACAAGGATGGGTTTTTTTAGAGAAGGACTGACTACACAGGAAGCCACGAAACGCCTGCAACAATATGGCTTTAATGAAATTGCAAAAGAGAAACCTTTATCTGCTTTAAAACGACTGTGGAACCACCTGAAAAACCCATTGGTCATCTTGCTTTCCGTTCTGGGTGTTGTTTCCTGGCTTACCAGTGATATCAGAGCAACCATTGTCATTTTTGTAATGGTGTTGCTCGGCATTATCTTACGATACTTCCAGGAAATGCGGGCCGATAAAGCTGCTGAAAAATTAAAAGCAATGGTCAGCACCCATGCCTCTGTACGAAGAGATAACAAAGACATAGAAATACCCCTGAAAATGTTGGTGCCTGGAGACATTATTATGCTTGGTGCTGGCGACATGGTTCCTGCTGATGTACGGATACTTTCAGCCAAAGACCTTTTTGTAAATCAAGCTGCCCTTACCGGCGAATCTCTTCTAGTGGAAAAGAATGACAAAGAAAGCCATTCAGAAAACAATAATCCACTGGAGCTTTTGAATACCTGCTTCTTAGGTACCAATGTAATAAGTGGTTCAGCAACGGCACTGGTGATCCATACCGGAGATGATACTTATTTTGGCAACATCGCTTATAATTTGGCGGGTGAGCGACAACCAACAAGTTTTGATAAAGGTATAAATCGTTTCACCTGGCTGATGATCCGGTTTATTTTTATCATGGTGCCTGCTGTTTTTCTAATTAATGGGCTGAGCCGGCACAATTGGGTAGAGGCTTTTCTATTCGCTTTGGCAGTAGCAGTGGGACTAACGCCGGAAATGCTTCCAATGATTATTTCGGTCAACCTTTCAAAAGGGGCCATTGCGATGTCCCGTAAAAAAGTAATTGTTAAGCGCTTAAACTCTATACAGAATTTTGGTGCGATGGATGTTTTGTGTACAGATAAAACAGGAACTATCACCAGAGGCAAAATTGTTTTGGAACAACACCTTGACGTAAAAGGTGGTGAAAGTCAGAAGGTGCTGGACTTTGGCTACCTGAACAGCTTTTATCATACCGGATTAAAAAACATCATGGATGATGCAATTCTGGATCACGAAGAATTGGAAACGGCTTTAAAGATCAAGGATACCTACAAAAAAATTGATGAAATTCCTTTTGATTTTGTGCGTAAGCGAATGTCGGTAGTAGTGGAAGACAAAACAGGTTTAAACATGTTGATTTGTAAAGGAGCGGTGGAGAATTTACTTGATTTATGCACACAAGTAGAAGTAGGCAGAGAAATGAAGGTAATGAAAAATGAAGACAGGGAAGAGTGCCTTCAGTTGGTGCACCGCTTAAATAGCAATGGCTTTCGTGTGTTAGCAATTGCCTATAAATACATTCCGGGTGGATCAGATGAACAGGTTTACAAAACAGCTGATGAAAGTGACCTCGTGCTGCTTGGTTATCTCTCTTTTTTTGACCCTCCAAAAGAAACAGCCTCTGAGGCTTTGCAGCGGTTAGAGAAATTAAATATAGAGGTAAAGATTCTCACCGGCGACAATGAGGCCA
This genomic interval from Flavisolibacter tropicus contains the following:
- a CDS encoding universal stress protein, with the protein product MKRILVAINFTDASRAASNYAASLAQLFLAKLYLVHVYMEPGPTGEDPSAWMIINDAQQQANETQLQKEIHFLKETYSIDVSGSVVMGYKGDSIMETARKMSTDLIVMGMKRDHPHRFFGSTVLSIIRKSNLPVLLVPEQSQFSPIKNIVLATDFEGVEDATCFSILLDMVEKFEASLRLLHIQKSGAVMSGMEVPGRVQLGQTFSKIHSFSHEEVEDDDVESGIQIYMDNHPINLLVMIAHRHKIIERIIGKIYTRSITYETKVPLLVLEDK
- a CDS encoding SDR family oxidoreductase, with product MELIFQNQVALVTGGSFGIGRAAAIAFAQRGAKVAVADWIKDEENTTLERINEAGSEGIFIQCDVSKHADVKKLIDQTIATFGRLDCTFNKAGIEGIIAPTHECTEENWDKTIAINLKGVWLGMKYELTHMLLLGKGVIVNCASVVGLTGFKGLPAYVVSKHGLVGLTKTAALEYANAGIRINAVCPGVIHTAMIDRITGRDNEVEKQYTVMEPISRMGDPKEVAEAVVWLCSDAASFVTGHAMTVDGGFTAG
- a CDS encoding Hsp20/alpha crystallin family protein, which encodes MATKALMRPESGFSGLFDDFFRPWTDMFEGSRLLGKGANLPAVNIIENGNEYKVTVAAPGLKSKDFNIDVENNVLTISAEKEDKMEEKDERYTRREYNYTSFSRSFTLPDDVKQDSIEANYKDGVLNLTLPKKEEARKPKVSKHVTVK
- the mgtA gene encoding magnesium-translocating P-type ATPase; protein product: MKSISNEMGLPLNELKTRMGFFREGLTTQEATKRLQQYGFNEIAKEKPLSALKRLWNHLKNPLVILLSVLGVVSWLTSDIRATIVIFVMVLLGIILRYFQEMRADKAAEKLKAMVSTHASVRRDNKDIEIPLKMLVPGDIIMLGAGDMVPADVRILSAKDLFVNQAALTGESLLVEKNDKESHSENNNPLELLNTCFLGTNVISGSATALVIHTGDDTYFGNIAYNLAGERQPTSFDKGINRFTWLMIRFIFIMVPAVFLINGLSRHNWVEAFLFALAVAVGLTPEMLPMIISVNLSKGAIAMSRKKVIVKRLNSIQNFGAMDVLCTDKTGTITRGKIVLEQHLDVKGGESQKVLDFGYLNSFYHTGLKNIMDDAILDHEELETALKIKDTYKKIDEIPFDFVRKRMSVVVEDKTGLNMLICKGAVENLLDLCTQVEVGREMKVMKNEDREECLQLVHRLNSNGFRVLAIAYKYIPGGSDEQVYKTADESDLVLLGYLSFFDPPKETASEALQRLEKLNIEVKILTGDNEAITAYICKKVGIKTEQVLLGPAIENMTEEQLKEAAGNYNVFARLVPTHKKRIIQALQKSGHVIGFMGDGINDAPALKAADIGISVDSAVDVAKESSDIILLETSLLVLEQGVAEGRRVFGNIIKYIEMAASSNFGNMFSVVGASAFLPFVPMLPIQILTNNLLYDFSQTTIPTDNVDKEWLIKPRKWAIGELQRFILFIGPISSIFDYITFFIMWFIFHAKNNEALFHTGWFVESLFTQTLIIHIIRTNKISFIQSRASWQLITSSIIIVFVGAWLTVSPLATTLGFVSLPPLYWSLLVLILFCYIILTQLMKSWLIRRYGASR